CAGGTGCTGGTCGCCGTACGGCGCAGCTTCATCACCCCCTTCGACCGCTCCGACATCCGGCGGCTGACCAACAGCCTCGACGACGCCGTCGACCAGATGCAGAAGACCGCCAAGGCCGTCACCCTCTACGAGGTGCGCGACTTCGCCCCCCACATGCGCGAGCTCGGCGACATCGCCATCGCCGCCGCCGCCCTGACGGTGGAGGCCGTCGGCCTGCTGCCCGAGATGACCCGCGAGCGCCACCGGCTCAACGCCCTGACCGAGCAGATCGCCAAACTGGAAAGCCAGAGCGACGACCTCTACGACGCCGGCATGAAGGCGCTGTACCAGGCTCAGAAGGCGGCCGGCGGTGACGCGCTCGGCTTCATCATCGGGGCCGAGATCTACGACCACCTGGAAAAGGTCATCGACCGCTTCGAGGACGTCGCCAACCACATCAACGGCGTGCTGGTCGAGCACCTCTAGCCGATGGACGCCGCCCTCATCGTCCTGGTCTTCCTGATCGGCGTCGCGCTGCTGTTCGACTTCCTGAACGGCCTGCACGACAGCGCCAACTCGATCGCCACCATCGTGGCCACCCGGGTGCTGCCGCCGATCTACGCGGTCGGCTGGGCGGCCTTCTT
The nucleotide sequence above comes from Caulobacter sp. NIBR1757. Encoded proteins:
- a CDS encoding DUF47 family protein, producing the protein MLRWFQALLPKEDNFFRLFAAHADTLVTGAAALRRMLDGGEGTEAACAAIVAAEHAADDVARQVLVAVRRSFITPFDRSDIRRLTNSLDDAVDQMQKTAKAVTLYEVRDFAPHMRELGDIAIAAAALTVEAVGLLPEMTRERHRLNALTEQIAKLESQSDDLYDAGMKALYQAQKAAGGDALGFIIGAEIYDHLEKVIDRFEDVANHINGVLVEHL